One genomic window of Atribacteraceae bacterium includes the following:
- the hisA gene encoding 1-(5-phosphoribosyl)-5-[(5-phosphoribosylamino)methylideneamino]imidazole-4-carboxamide isomerase, whose translation MITLLPAIDIIEGRCVRLEKGDYSRVIVFNESPIDAARRWEEEGAAFLHVVDLDGAKNGKPVNDSIISRLIQAVKIPVEVGGGVRDLMAFRHYLDMGAKRIILGSVAFRNPQVLEKALALSPSSVAVSLDSLNGKIALEGWIEVSSLSDTESARRFSEMGVRHFIFTDITRDGTLTGINLPTIERFIAKSGVAIIVAGGISSLENIRALKNLPYGIEGIILGKALYTGNLSLPAALALLKE comes from the coding sequence GTGATCACCCTGCTTCCCGCAATCGACATTATCGAAGGCCGGTGTGTCCGGCTGGAAAAGGGCGATTATTCCAGGGTCATTGTATTCAACGAATCACCGATCGATGCGGCCCGGCGTTGGGAAGAGGAGGGAGCTGCCTTTCTTCATGTGGTGGATCTCGACGGTGCAAAAAACGGAAAACCAGTCAACGATTCGATCATTTCCCGACTTATCCAGGCTGTGAAGATTCCCGTTGAAGTCGGAGGCGGAGTGCGGGACCTGATGGCCTTTCGTCACTACCTGGATATGGGCGCAAAACGGATCATCCTGGGAAGTGTGGCCTTCCGTAATCCACAGGTACTGGAAAAAGCCTTAGCGCTATCTCCCTCTTCTGTTGCGGTCAGCCTTGATTCACTCAACGGAAAAATTGCCCTGGAAGGCTGGATCGAGGTATCGTCATTATCAGATACTGAGTCGGCTCGCCGCTTTTCCGAGATGGGTGTCCGTCATTTCATTTTCACCGATATCACCCGTGACGGCACTTTGACCGGTATCAATCTCCCAACAATCGAGCGATTTATCGCCAAAAGCGGCGTTGCTATCATCGTTGCCGGCGGAATTTCCTCTCTGGAGAACATCCGAGCCCTGAAAAATTTACCCTATGGAATAGAAGGCATTATCCTGGGAAAAGCACTTTACACCGGAAATCTCTCCCTTCCCGCAGCTCTCGCCCTCCTCAAAGAGTAA
- the hisF gene encoding imidazole glycerol phosphate synthase subunit HisF, with amino-acid sequence MLTKRIIPCLDVQDGRVVKGIHFENIRDIGDPVELAKHYEEEGADELVFLDITASYEKRETMVAVAEKVAAELTIPFTVGGGINTQEQVTKLLKAGADKVSINTACVLNPGLITELAGKFGSQCVVVALDVKKTWDRITRHSYWEVFINGGRTPTGKDALQWAVQVEKLGAGEILLTSMDTDGTLSGYEVNLTRKTAERIKIPIIASGGAGKLEHLVAVLREGQADAALVASIFHSRQCTIPEAKAFIRKRGIPVRLEV; translated from the coding sequence ATGCTGACCAAAAGAATCATACCCTGTCTCGACGTCCAGGACGGACGAGTAGTCAAGGGAATACACTTTGAAAATATCCGGGATATCGGCGACCCGGTTGAACTGGCAAAACACTATGAAGAGGAAGGCGCCGATGAGCTGGTTTTTTTGGATATTACCGCTTCTTACGAAAAGCGTGAAACCATGGTCGCAGTTGCGGAGAAGGTCGCCGCCGAGCTCACCATACCATTCACGGTCGGGGGAGGTATCAATACCCAAGAACAGGTCACCAAGCTCCTCAAAGCCGGGGCGGATAAGGTGTCGATCAACACCGCTTGCGTGTTGAACCCCGGCCTGATTACTGAACTGGCTGGAAAATTTGGATCCCAGTGTGTTGTTGTCGCCCTTGACGTCAAAAAAACCTGGGACCGGATCACCCGGCACAGCTACTGGGAAGTATTTATCAACGGAGGTCGCACCCCTACCGGAAAGGACGCCCTGCAATGGGCAGTCCAAGTGGAAAAGCTGGGAGCCGGAGAAATCCTTTTAACCAGCATGGATACTGACGGAACCCTGTCCGGGTATGAAGTAAACCTTACTCGTAAAACCGCCGAACGAATCAAGATACCGATCATCGCTTCCGGAGGAGCGGGAAAGCTCGAACACCTGGTGGCGGTATTGCGGGAAGGACAGGCAGATGCGGCGTTGGTCGCTTCGATCTTTCATAGCAGGCAATGCACGATACCCGAAGCCAAGGCCTTCATAAGAAAACGGGGAATACCAGTGAGGCTTGAAGTTTGA
- the hisIE gene encoding bifunctional phosphoribosyl-AMP cyclohydrolase/phosphoribosyl-ATP diphosphatase HisIE has protein sequence MEKIFEQVKFSQDGLIPAVVQDAESGKVLMTAYMNRESLKKTLETGTTWFFSRSRGCLWHKGETSGHTQRVTGLYLDCDGDSLLVQVEQKGVACHTGELSCYYREITDQGVMPETGSLPPFASAAFLQELFQVIEERSQESAASSYTRQLLEAPREKVLRKISEESTEVLLACMSAEDKALIKWEVADLLYHLLVLVKKENLTFYDIIAELQKRRKRVATSGKSDL, from the coding sequence ATGGAAAAAATATTTGAACAGGTCAAATTTAGCCAGGATGGACTTATTCCCGCGGTAGTACAAGACGCAGAATCCGGCAAAGTGCTCATGACAGCCTACATGAACCGGGAATCATTGAAGAAGACGCTTGAAACGGGAACGACCTGGTTTTTCAGCCGCAGTCGTGGATGCCTCTGGCACAAGGGGGAAACCAGCGGGCACACTCAAAGGGTAACCGGTCTCTACCTGGATTGCGACGGTGATTCACTGCTCGTCCAAGTCGAGCAAAAAGGCGTTGCTTGTCATACCGGTGAGCTTTCCTGCTATTATCGGGAAATCACTGATCAAGGCGTCATGCCCGAGACAGGTAGTTTACCGCCTTTTGCCAGTGCCGCGTTCCTGCAGGAATTGTTCCAGGTGATCGAAGAGCGTTCCCAGGAAAGCGCTGCATCTTCCTATACCCGCCAGCTCCTGGAAGCTCCCCGGGAAAAAGTCCTGCGCAAAATTTCCGAGGAATCAACGGAGGTACTCTTGGCTTGTATGAGTGCAGAAGACAAAGCGCTCATCAAATGGGAAGTCGCCGATCTTCTCTATCATCTGCTGGTTCTGGTAAAAAAGGAGAATCTGACATTCTACGATATTATAGCGGAGCTACAAAAACGCAGAAAAAGGGTCGCTACCAGCGGTAAAAGCGATTTGTAA